A part of Rattus norvegicus strain BN/NHsdMcwi chromosome 4, GRCr8, whole genome shotgun sequence genomic DNA contains:
- the Tmem106b gene encoding transmembrane protein 106B isoform X1 produces the protein MGKSLSHLPLHSNKEDGYDGVTSTDNMRNGLVSSEVRNEDGRSGDVSQFPYVEFTGRDSVTCPTCQGTGRIPRGQENQLVALIPYSDQRLRPRRTKLYVMASVFVCLLLSGLAVFFLFPRSIDVKYIGVKSAYVSYDSQKRMIYLNITNTLNITNNNYYSVEVENITAQVQFSKTVIGKARLSNITNIGPLDMKQIDYTVPTVIAEEMSYMYDFCTLPSIKVHNIVLMMQVTVTTAYFGHSEQISQERYQYVDCGRNTTYQLAQSEYLNVLQPQQ, from the exons ATGGGAAAGTCTCTTTCTCATTTACCTTTGCATTCCAATAAAGAAGATGGCTATGATGGGGTCACATCAACAGACAATATGAGGAATGGATTGGTTAGCAGTGAGGTGCGTAACGAAGACGGAAGAAGTGGAGACGTCTCTCAGTTTCCATACGTGGAGTTTACTGGAAGAGATAGTGTCACTTGTCCCACTTGTCAAGGGACAGGAAGAATCCCTAGGG GGCAAGAAAACCAACTGGTGGCATTGATTCCATATAGTGATCAACGGTTACGACCAAGAAGAAC AAAGCTGTATGTGATGGCATCTGTGTTTGTCTGCCTGCTCCTGTCTGGATTggctgtgttttttcttttccctcgATCTATTGACGTGAAGTACATTGGTGTAAAATCAGCCTATGTTAGTTACGACTCTCAAAAGCGAATGATATATTTAAACATCACG aacaCACTAAATATAACAAATAATAACTATTATTCTGTTGAAGTTGAAAACATCACTGCTCAAGTTCAGTTTTCAAAAACAGTGATTGGGAAGGCACGGTTAAGCAACATAACTAACATTGGCCCACTTGATATGAAGCAG atTGATTATACGGTACCCACAGTTATTGCCGAGGAAATGAGCTACATGTA tGATTTCTGTACACTGCCCTCCATCAAAGTACACAACATAGTACTCATGATGCA AGTTACTGTAACAACAGCATACTTTGGACACTCTGAGCAGATATCTCAGGAGAGGTACCAGTATGTTGACTGTGGAAGGAACACGACTTACCAGTTGGCCCAGTCTGAGTATCTAAATGTCCTTCAGCCACAACAATAA